In one Neovison vison isolate M4711 unplaced genomic scaffold, ASM_NN_V1 Scaffold_025, whole genome shotgun sequence genomic region, the following are encoded:
- the LOC122897915 gene encoding histone H2A type 2-B produces MSGRGKQGGKARAKAKSRSSRAGLQFPVGRVHRLLRKGNYAERVGAGAPVYLAAVLEYLTAEILELAGNAARDNKKTRIIPRHLQLAVRNDEELNKLLGGVTIAQGGVLPNIQAVLLPKKTESHKPGKNK; encoded by the coding sequence ATGTCAGGACGCGGAAAGCAGGGAGGCAAAGCTCGCGCCAAGGCCAAATCACGGTCGTCTCGCGCCGGCCTGCAGTTCCCGGTGGGCCGAGTGCACCGGCTGCTGCGCAAGGGCAACTACGCCGAGCGGGTGGGGGCCGGCGCGCCGGTGTACCTGGCCGCGGTGCTGGAGTACCTGACGGCGGAGATCCTGGAGCTGGCGGGGAACGCGGCCCGAGACAACAAGAAGACGCGCATCATCCCTCGCCATTTGCAGCTAGCCGTGAGAAATGACGAAGAGCTCAACAAGTTACTTGGGGGTGTCACCATTGCTCAGGGCGGCGTCCTGCCCAATATCCAGGCGGTTTTGTTGCCCAAGAAAACGGAGAGTCACAAGCCTGGCAAGAACAAATAA
- the LOC122897916 gene encoding histone H2B type 2-E — MPEPAKSAPAPKKGSKKAVTKAQKKDGKKRKRSRKESYSIYVYKVLKQVHPDTGISSKAMGIMNSFVNDIFERIAGEASRLAHYNKRSTITSREIQTAVRLLLPGELAKHAVSEGTKAVTKYTSSK, encoded by the coding sequence ATGCCTGAGCCGGCCAAATCCGCTCCCGCGCCCAAGAAGGGCTCGAAAAAGGCTGTCACTAAAGCCCAGAAGAAGGACGGCAAGAAGCGCAAGCGCAGCCGCAAAGAGAGTTACTCCATCTACGTGTACAAGGTGCTCAAGCAGGTGCACCCGGATACCGGCATCTCGTCCAAGGCCATGGGCATCATGAACTCCTTCGTCAACGACATCTTCGAGCGCATCGCCGGCGAGGCCTCCCGCCTGGCGCATTACAACAAGCGCTCCACCATCACGTCGCGGGAGATCCAGACGGCCGTGCGCCTGCTGCTGCCCGGCGAGTTGGCCAAGCACGCCGTGTCCGAGGGCACCAAGGCGGTCACCAAGTACACCAGCTCTAAGTGA
- the LOC122897914 gene encoding histone H2A type 2-C: protein MSGRGKQGGKARAKAKSRSSRAGLQFPVGRVHRLLRKGNYAERVGAGAPVYMAAVLEYLTAEILELAGNAARDNKKTRIIPRHLQLAIRNDEELNKLLGKVTIAQGGVLPNIQAVLLPKKTESHKAKSK, encoded by the coding sequence ATGTCTGGTCGTGGCAAGCAAGGAGGCAAGGCCCGCGCCAAGGCCAAGTCGCGGTCGTCTCGCGCCGGCCTGCAGTTCCCGGTGGGCCGAGTGCACCGGCTGCTGCGCAAGGGCAACTACGCCGAGCGGGTGGGGGCCGGCGCGCCGGTGTACATGGCGGCGGTGCTGGAGTACCTGACGGCGGAGATCCTGGAGCTGGCGGGGAACGCGGCCCGAGACAACAAGAAGACGCGCATCATCCCGCGCCACCTCCAGCTGGCCATCCGCAACGACGAGGAGCTCAACAAGCTGTTGGGCAAAGTCACCATCGCCCAGGGCGGCGTCCTGCCCAACATCCAGGCCGTTCTCTTACCAAAAAAAACCGAAAGCCACAAagccaaaagtaaataa